One part of the Arthrobacter sp. EM1 genome encodes these proteins:
- a CDS encoding IclR family transcriptional regulator — translation MTSLPVQGAQVVSRAASLLRIVGRKPEGSPLVELVRESGLTRPTVHRLLSSLASEGLLDQDPVSGNWVLGPEILLMGSVASARFPLEEIARPSLRRLAEETGESAFFSIRRGAETVCLLREEGSFPVRSFVLHEGVRFPIGVASAGTAIMAFLPEAEQEELLAGWTAHAGSFAAAHTRSLVRENLEATRQAGYSVNPGLVLEGSWGMGAAVFDQRGRPAWALSLTGIEQRFRAERQEMLGRLLMDEAHRISTLLQGAK, via the coding sequence ATGACTTCATTACCGGTCCAGGGCGCACAAGTCGTCAGCCGCGCCGCCTCCCTGCTGCGTATTGTCGGGCGGAAACCGGAAGGATCCCCGCTCGTTGAACTCGTCAGGGAATCCGGGCTCACCCGCCCCACCGTGCACCGGCTGCTCTCCTCGCTGGCCTCCGAGGGCCTGCTGGACCAGGACCCGGTCAGCGGCAACTGGGTGCTGGGTCCGGAGATCCTGCTGATGGGCTCTGTGGCGTCGGCGCGCTTTCCACTCGAGGAGATCGCCCGGCCCAGCCTGCGCCGGCTCGCAGAGGAGACCGGCGAAAGCGCGTTCTTCTCCATCCGGCGCGGCGCCGAGACGGTGTGCCTGCTCCGGGAGGAGGGCAGCTTCCCGGTGCGGTCCTTTGTGCTGCACGAGGGCGTCCGCTTCCCGATCGGGGTCGCCTCCGCCGGGACCGCCATCATGGCATTCCTGCCGGAGGCGGAGCAGGAAGAGCTGCTGGCCGGCTGGACAGCGCACGCCGGCAGCTTTGCGGCCGCCCACACCCGGTCCCTGGTCCGGGAGAACTTGGAAGCGACGCGGCAGGCTGGCTATTCGGTCAACCCCGGGCTCGTGCTGGAAGGCAGCTGGGGGATGGGGGCAGCGGTCTTCGACCAGCGCGGACGGCCCGCCTGGGCGCTGTCGCTGACCGGCATCGAGCAGCGCTTCCGTGCCGAGCGGCAGGAGATGCTGGGCCGCCTCCTGATGGACGAGGCGCACCGGATCTCCACCCTGCTGCAGGGCGCCAAATAG
- the nadE gene encoding ammonia-dependent NAD(+) synthetase, producing the protein MRDIQAKIIEEMGVQPRIDPAGEVRKRVTFLKDYLKATHTKGFVLGISGGLDSSLAGRLAQLAVEELATEGVDANFVAVRLPYGVQRDEDDAQAALDFIQAKTEWTFNISAAVDGFEDEFEKTVGNGISDFHKGNTKARTRMIAQYALAGEHNYLVIGTDHGAESVTGFFTKYGDGGADILPLFGLNKRQNRALLAELGAPARIWEKVPTADLLDGQPGRTDEDELGLSYDTIDDYLEGRDIPVAAAELIEQKYLRTRHKRTVPVTIFDTWWK; encoded by the coding sequence ATGCGTGACATCCAGGCGAAAATCATCGAAGAAATGGGCGTGCAGCCCCGGATCGATCCGGCCGGGGAGGTGCGCAAACGCGTCACGTTCCTCAAGGACTACCTGAAGGCGACCCACACCAAGGGATTCGTCCTGGGCATTTCCGGCGGACTGGATTCGTCCCTCGCCGGCCGGCTGGCCCAGCTCGCCGTCGAGGAGTTGGCGACCGAAGGTGTGGATGCGAACTTCGTTGCCGTCCGCTTGCCTTACGGAGTGCAGCGCGATGAAGACGACGCCCAGGCCGCCCTGGACTTCATCCAGGCCAAAACCGAGTGGACATTCAACATCTCGGCCGCCGTGGACGGCTTCGAGGACGAATTCGAGAAGACCGTGGGCAACGGGATCTCCGACTTTCACAAGGGCAACACGAAGGCGCGGACCCGCATGATCGCGCAATACGCCCTCGCCGGTGAGCACAACTACCTGGTGATCGGCACCGACCACGGCGCGGAGTCCGTGACCGGCTTCTTCACGAAGTACGGCGACGGCGGCGCCGACATCCTGCCGCTGTTCGGGCTGAACAAGCGCCAGAACAGGGCGCTCCTTGCCGAGCTCGGCGCCCCGGCGCGGATCTGGGAGAAGGTCCCCACGGCCGACCTCCTCGACGGTCAGCCCGGCCGCACCGACGAGGACGAGCTGGGCCTGAGCTACGACACGATCGACGACTACCTCGAAGGCCGCGACATCCCGGTGGCAGCAGCCGAGCTGATCGAGCAGAAATACCTCCGCACCCGGCACAAACGAACCGTCCCGGTCACCATCTTCGACACTTGGTGGAAATAG
- a CDS encoding FAD-dependent oxidoreductase produces the protein METTGCVVVGGGPAGMMLGLLLSRAGVRVTVLEKHADFFRDFRGDTVHASTIRLIDELGLGDEFRRLPQSRLSSIAFPVPGGPPVTVGNFDSMPAPYNYIAMMPQWDFLDFLAGAAAQEPSFELRMSHTATALVRNGGRVAGVKYTNADGAGGELRADLVVATDGRHSTLRRAAGLAPKEYPVPFDTWWFRLPRYSSESGAVAGIVPAFGRGEALVTLNRSDYYQLGYLAPKGADARIRAEGVEGIRHRVAALRPDLADRVGAIASLAELHWLDVRLNRLRQWHVDGLLCIGDAAHAMSPAGGVGINLAIQDAAAAAAILAPALLRGKVPRTELAKVQRRRRLPTVVVQTGQRVMHKLLFEPIMIGKRSGAPAALLSVARHSPAIRHLLPRFIAFGPRPEHAPAFARRA, from the coding sequence ATGGAGACGACCGGGTGCGTGGTGGTCGGCGGGGGTCCGGCAGGCATGATGCTTGGGTTGCTGCTGTCCCGTGCCGGAGTGCGCGTTACGGTACTGGAGAAGCATGCCGACTTCTTCCGGGACTTCCGCGGCGACACCGTCCATGCGTCCACAATCCGGCTGATCGACGAGCTGGGCCTGGGCGACGAGTTCCGCCGGTTGCCCCAAAGCCGGCTCAGCAGCATCGCTTTCCCGGTGCCCGGAGGTCCGCCGGTGACGGTGGGGAACTTCGATTCGATGCCTGCGCCCTACAACTACATTGCCATGATGCCGCAGTGGGACTTCTTGGACTTCCTGGCCGGCGCCGCCGCCCAGGAACCGTCCTTTGAGCTGCGGATGAGCCATACAGCCACGGCGCTGGTGCGGAACGGGGGCCGGGTCGCCGGTGTGAAGTACACAAACGCCGACGGTGCCGGGGGAGAGCTCCGGGCGGATCTGGTGGTTGCCACCGACGGGCGGCATTCCACGCTGCGCCGCGCGGCCGGGCTCGCGCCGAAAGAATACCCCGTGCCCTTTGATACCTGGTGGTTCCGGTTGCCCCGCTATTCCTCCGAATCGGGTGCCGTGGCGGGAATCGTTCCCGCATTCGGCCGGGGCGAGGCCTTGGTGACTCTAAACCGCAGCGACTACTATCAGCTGGGGTACTTGGCGCCCAAGGGCGCGGATGCCAGGATCCGGGCCGAGGGAGTCGAGGGAATCCGGCACCGGGTTGCCGCCCTGCGCCCAGACCTCGCGGACCGGGTGGGGGCCATCGCCTCGCTGGCGGAACTGCACTGGCTGGACGTGCGTCTTAACCGGCTGCGCCAGTGGCACGTCGACGGACTCCTCTGCATCGGCGACGCCGCGCACGCCATGTCGCCGGCCGGCGGCGTGGGGATAAACCTCGCCATCCAGGACGCCGCCGCAGCCGCAGCGATCCTTGCCCCGGCACTGCTTCGGGGCAAGGTGCCACGCACGGAACTGGCGAAAGTCCAACGACGGCGGCGGCTGCCCACCGTCGTAGTGCAAACCGGCCAACGGGTGATGCACAAGCTCCTGTTCGAGCCGATCATGATCGGGAAACGGTCCGGGGCGCCGGCGGCCCTGCTGTCCGTGGCACGCCATAGCCCGGCCATCAGACACCTGCTGCCCCGGTTTATCGCCTTCGGGCCGCGCCCGGAACACGCGCCGGCGTTCGCCCGGCGCGCCTAA
- a CDS encoding phosphopantetheine-binding protein, with the protein MNEHDARAAVQSAIGKVAPDVDLAGVNEDARLRQDLELDSLDFLRLVETIDTATGVDIPERDYPEVATVKGLIGYLAAHG; encoded by the coding sequence ATGAACGAACACGACGCCCGGGCGGCGGTACAGTCGGCGATCGGCAAGGTCGCACCGGACGTGGACCTCGCCGGCGTGAACGAAGACGCCCGGCTGCGGCAGGACCTCGAACTCGATTCGCTGGACTTCCTCCGGCTGGTCGAAACGATCGACACGGCCACCGGCGTCGACATCCCGGAGCGGGACTACCCGGAGGTGGCCACGGTCAAGGGACTGATTGGCTACCTCGCAGCCCACGGCTGA
- a CDS encoding dihydrolipoamide acetyltransferase family protein, producing MADFLMPSLGADMEHGKIVEWLVKPGDYVRRGDLVAVVDTDKTVMDVESFQEGVVAELLVDLGETVPVGTPLARITQTPAEVGAPRHEAPPPRDGAAAVALTAKEVPPIAPPVRHLAHRLGVDTARIHGTGKGGAVTRADVEHAGAARPSAAGRVRSSPRARRLAAELGVELSAVSGTGPEGTVSVADVQRAAARHPAAGTAAAGAPGAGLPEPAPEAPAAGPPVSLEEPSEARERVASLRRAIGSLMSRSKKTIPHYYLSTTLDLRAAVDWMQSVNAQRPVASRLVPSALLLKAAALAAKEVPEVNGFYDDGGFRPSASVHLGVAVALRQGGLVAPAIHDADTLPVDVLMEQLRDLVSRARAGRLQRAEMADPTITVTNLGDLGVESVFGVIYPPQVAMVGFGRVLEQPWAQNGMLGVRPAVVATLSADHRVSDGLRGGRYLARIDELLQKPEDL from the coding sequence GTGGCTGACTTCCTAATGCCGTCACTCGGTGCTGACATGGAGCACGGCAAGATCGTCGAATGGCTGGTCAAGCCCGGTGACTACGTGCGCCGCGGGGACCTTGTGGCGGTGGTAGATACCGACAAGACCGTCATGGATGTGGAGTCCTTCCAGGAGGGAGTGGTCGCCGAGCTCCTCGTGGACCTCGGCGAAACAGTTCCGGTGGGCACCCCGCTGGCCAGGATCACGCAGACCCCGGCTGAGGTCGGGGCCCCCCGCCATGAGGCGCCGCCGCCCCGGGATGGGGCCGCCGCCGTTGCTCTCACTGCCAAGGAAGTTCCCCCGATCGCCCCTCCCGTGCGCCATCTGGCACACCGGCTGGGGGTGGACACCGCCAGGATCCACGGCACCGGCAAGGGCGGCGCCGTCACGAGGGCGGATGTGGAGCACGCCGGGGCGGCAAGGCCGTCCGCCGCCGGACGCGTGCGCTCCTCGCCCCGGGCCCGGAGGCTGGCCGCCGAACTCGGCGTGGAGCTTTCCGCCGTGAGCGGCACCGGACCGGAGGGTACCGTAAGCGTGGCGGACGTGCAGCGCGCCGCGGCCCGCCACCCGGCGGCAGGCACCGCGGCGGCAGGTGCCCCGGGGGCCGGTCTCCCGGAGCCGGCCCCGGAGGCACCGGCCGCGGGGCCACCCGTTTCCCTCGAAGAACCCTCGGAGGCCCGCGAGCGCGTGGCCAGCCTGCGCCGGGCCATCGGGTCACTGATGTCGCGCTCGAAGAAGACCATCCCGCACTACTACCTCAGCACCACACTGGACCTGCGGGCCGCCGTCGACTGGATGCAGTCTGTCAACGCCCAGCGGCCGGTTGCGTCCCGGCTGGTCCCCTCCGCGCTGCTGCTCAAGGCAGCGGCGCTCGCGGCCAAGGAGGTCCCGGAGGTGAACGGCTTCTACGACGACGGCGGGTTCCGGCCCAGCGCGTCCGTGCACCTGGGTGTCGCCGTGGCCCTGCGCCAGGGCGGCCTCGTGGCCCCTGCCATCCACGACGCGGACACCCTGCCGGTAGATGTGCTGATGGAGCAGCTCCGGGACCTCGTCAGCCGCGCCCGCGCCGGGCGGCTGCAGCGCGCCGAAATGGCCGACCCCACGATCACCGTGACGAACCTCGGGGATCTCGGGGTGGAGAGCGTCTTCGGCGTCATCTATCCCCCGCAGGTCGCGATGGTCGGCTTCGGCCGGGTGCTGGAACAGCCGTGGGCGCAGAACGGGATGCTCGGAGTCCGGCCCGCCGTCGTCGCCACCCTCTCCGCTGACCACCGGGTCAGCGACGGGCTGCGCGGCGGCCGCTACCTGGCGCGGATCGACGAGCTGCTGCAGAAGCCGGAAGACCTGTGA
- a CDS encoding alpha-ketoacid dehydrogenase subunit beta translates to MKSSYREALRAGIRDAMLRDERVFLMGEDVGAYGGSFAVSLGLLEEFGPDRIRDTPLSESGFVGAGIGAALGGMRPIVEIMTVNFSLLALDQIVNNAASLLHMSGGQFNVPVVIRMTTGAGRQLGAQHSHSLEGWYAHIPGLRILAPATLADARGMLWTALQDPDPVLIFEHGSLYNVTGELDDAAGPVDIDTAAVRRPGNDVSLITYGGTLPAVLDAAGQLANEGIDAEVLDLRTLRPLDDEAILTSVRRTHRAVVVDEGWRSGSISAEISARITEQAFYDLDAPVGRVCSAEVPIPYSKQLELAALPSVERIVAAAREAVGARG, encoded by the coding sequence ATGAAATCAAGCTACCGCGAGGCTCTTCGGGCCGGCATCCGCGACGCGATGCTCCGGGACGAGCGGGTTTTCCTGATGGGCGAGGACGTGGGAGCCTACGGCGGCTCCTTCGCGGTCAGCCTGGGGCTGCTGGAGGAATTCGGGCCCGACCGGATCCGCGACACCCCGCTGTCGGAGTCGGGCTTTGTCGGGGCAGGGATCGGCGCGGCGCTCGGCGGGATGCGGCCGATCGTGGAGATCATGACCGTCAACTTCAGCCTCCTCGCGCTGGACCAGATCGTGAACAACGCCGCTTCCCTGCTGCACATGTCCGGTGGCCAGTTCAATGTCCCGGTCGTGATCCGGATGACCACCGGCGCCGGCCGCCAGCTCGGGGCGCAGCATTCCCACAGCCTTGAGGGCTGGTACGCCCACATCCCCGGGCTGCGCATCCTCGCCCCCGCCACGCTCGCCGACGCCCGTGGCATGTTGTGGACCGCTCTCCAGGACCCCGACCCGGTCCTGATCTTCGAGCACGGCTCGCTGTACAACGTCACCGGGGAGCTCGACGACGCCGCCGGCCCGGTTGACATCGACACCGCCGCGGTCCGGCGCCCCGGGAACGATGTTTCCCTCATCACCTACGGCGGAACCCTCCCGGCAGTGCTGGACGCCGCCGGGCAGCTCGCAAATGAAGGCATTGACGCCGAAGTGCTGGACCTGCGCACCCTGCGGCCGCTCGACGACGAAGCCATCCTCACCTCTGTGCGGCGGACCCACCGGGCCGTGGTGGTGGATGAGGGATGGCGCAGCGGAAGCATTTCCGCGGAGATCAGCGCCCGGATCACCGAGCAGGCGTTTTATGACCTGGATGCCCCGGTGGGCCGGGTCTGCAGCGCCGAAGTGCCGATCCCGTATTCCAAGCAGCTGGAACTGGCGGCACTGCCGTCCGTCGAGCGGATTGTCGCTGCAGCCCGGGAGGCGGTCGGCGCGCGTGGCTGA
- the pdhA gene encoding pyruvate dehydrogenase (acetyl-transferring) E1 component subunit alpha translates to MTGSADVPGSHPDPAHGRHLLLQMLRVRRLEEKCVELYSAAKIRGFLHVYIGEEAVATGVLETLAPEDAVVATYREHGHALLRGVSAGAILAEMYGFVEGCCRGRGGSMHLFDAATRFFGGNAIVAGGLPLAVGLALADKMAGRSRVTVCFFGEGAVAEGEFHESLNLAALWQLPVLFCCENNLYAMGTALGRSESQPDIALKAAAYEIAAWAVDGMDVLAVEETARRAVDAVRSGGGPHFLELRTYRFRAHSMFDPERYREKAEVARWLERDPIVLLRAALEDAGQLSAQDWEQLEADADAEVAAAVEFAEAGSPEPLEDLTRFVYSERGAGPETSIGGRTGP, encoded by the coding sequence ATGACCGGGTCCGCGGACGTGCCCGGCAGCCACCCGGATCCGGCCCACGGCCGGCACCTGCTGCTGCAGATGCTCCGGGTCCGCCGTCTTGAGGAGAAATGCGTCGAGCTCTACAGCGCCGCCAAGATCCGCGGCTTCCTGCACGTCTACATCGGCGAGGAAGCCGTCGCGACCGGTGTGCTGGAAACCCTGGCCCCGGAGGACGCCGTCGTCGCCACCTACCGGGAGCACGGCCACGCCCTCCTCCGCGGGGTCTCCGCCGGTGCGATCCTGGCGGAGATGTACGGCTTCGTGGAGGGCTGCTGCCGCGGCCGCGGCGGGTCCATGCACTTGTTCGACGCCGCCACCCGCTTCTTCGGCGGCAACGCAATCGTCGCCGGGGGCCTGCCGCTCGCCGTCGGGCTGGCTCTCGCGGACAAGATGGCCGGACGCTCCCGCGTGACCGTGTGCTTCTTCGGCGAGGGCGCCGTCGCGGAGGGCGAATTCCACGAAAGCCTCAATCTCGCCGCGCTGTGGCAACTGCCGGTGCTGTTCTGCTGCGAGAACAACCTCTATGCCATGGGGACGGCGCTGGGGCGTTCGGAATCGCAGCCGGACATCGCCCTCAAGGCCGCCGCCTATGAGATCGCCGCGTGGGCCGTGGACGGCATGGACGTCCTGGCCGTCGAGGAAACGGCCCGGCGCGCCGTGGACGCCGTCCGTTCCGGCGGCGGACCGCACTTCCTGGAGCTGCGCACCTACCGGTTCCGGGCGCACTCGATGTTCGACCCGGAACGGTACCGCGAGAAAGCCGAAGTCGCCCGCTGGCTCGAACGTGACCCCATCGTCCTGCTGCGCGCCGCGCTGGAGGACGCGGGCCAGCTCTCCGCGCAGGACTGGGAGCAGCTGGAGGCGGACGCCGACGCGGAGGTGGCCGCCGCCGTCGAGTTCGCCGAAGCCGGCAGCCCCGAACCGCTCGAGGACCTCACCCGGTTCGTCTACAGCGAGCGCGGCGCCGGCCCGGAAACCAGTATCGGCGGGCGGACCGGGCCATGA
- the acsA gene encoding acetate--CoA ligase, with amino-acid sequence MTAGTEPSTRWPTIAKDVGGLRVRPNLVDYNAACAAFSWDEARHQLSGLPGGRGVNIAYEAVDRHAAGGLAGHEALRFVRADGSSHSLTFAELAEQTTRFAGVLRALGIGRGERVFSLTGRGPALYIAVLGTLKNASVFCPLFSAFGPEPVRQRLQLGSGRALVTTRALYRKKIAQLRDSLPELRHVLLTDADGSPEPGTLDLAALMSAAPADGGISATQAEDMALLHFTSGTTGTPKGAIHVHDAVTAHHATGTSALDLHPEDVYWCTADPGWVTGTSYGVIAPLTHGVTTIVDEEEMDADRWYRILAEQRVTVWYTAPTALRMLMKAGADRTKGHDLSALRFVASVGEPLNPEVVVWGQEAFGQPVHDNWWQTETGGIMISNFAATEIRPGSMGRPLPGVEAAIVARDAQDKPIVRNGKAVLVTAPDAVGELALRPGWPSMFRGYLHEEERYRRCFVGGWYLTGDLARRDADGYYWFVGRGDDVIKSSGHLIGPFEVESLLMEHEAVAEAGVIGVPDPVAGEVVKAFVELRPGWEPSEELQLAIIGFARKRLGPAVAPRLLDFTTALPRTRSGKILRRLLKARELGLPEGDTSTIEAPAGAPEPDAAAPGPQAPEART; translated from the coding sequence ATGACGGCAGGCACGGAACCCTCGACCCGCTGGCCCACCATTGCCAAAGACGTCGGCGGCCTCCGGGTCCGGCCGAACCTGGTGGACTATAACGCTGCGTGTGCCGCGTTCTCCTGGGACGAAGCCCGCCATCAACTGTCCGGACTGCCAGGGGGCCGCGGCGTCAACATCGCCTACGAAGCAGTGGACCGGCACGCAGCCGGGGGACTCGCCGGGCACGAGGCGCTGCGGTTCGTCCGGGCCGACGGCAGCAGCCACTCACTCACGTTCGCCGAACTTGCAGAGCAGACCACCCGCTTTGCCGGGGTGCTGCGCGCCCTCGGCATCGGGCGCGGTGAGCGCGTCTTCTCGCTCACCGGCCGCGGCCCGGCGCTGTACATCGCGGTGCTGGGCACCCTGAAGAACGCCAGCGTCTTCTGCCCGCTGTTCTCCGCGTTCGGCCCCGAACCCGTCCGCCAGCGGCTGCAGCTGGGCTCCGGCCGGGCCCTGGTCACCACCCGGGCCCTGTACCGCAAGAAGATTGCCCAGCTCCGCGACTCACTGCCGGAACTCCGGCACGTCCTGCTGACCGACGCCGACGGCAGCCCGGAGCCGGGAACGCTGGACCTCGCCGCGCTGATGTCCGCAGCGCCGGCCGACGGCGGGATCTCCGCGACGCAGGCCGAGGACATGGCCCTGCTGCATTTCACGTCCGGCACCACCGGAACCCCGAAGGGCGCCATCCACGTACACGACGCCGTCACCGCCCACCATGCGACCGGCACCTCCGCGCTGGACTTGCACCCGGAGGATGTCTACTGGTGCACGGCCGACCCCGGCTGGGTCACCGGCACCTCGTATGGTGTGATCGCGCCGTTGACCCACGGGGTGACAACGATCGTGGACGAAGAGGAGATGGACGCGGACCGCTGGTACCGGATCCTTGCCGAACAGCGCGTCACGGTCTGGTACACCGCCCCCACGGCGCTGCGGATGCTGATGAAGGCCGGCGCGGACCGCACCAAGGGCCATGACCTGTCCGCGCTGCGCTTCGTCGCCAGCGTCGGGGAACCGCTCAATCCGGAGGTTGTCGTCTGGGGCCAGGAGGCGTTCGGCCAGCCCGTGCATGACAACTGGTGGCAGACCGAAACGGGCGGCATCATGATCTCCAACTTCGCTGCCACCGAGATCCGCCCCGGCTCGATGGGCCGGCCGCTGCCCGGCGTCGAGGCGGCCATCGTGGCCCGGGACGCCCAGGACAAGCCCATTGTCCGCAACGGCAAGGCGGTCCTCGTGACGGCGCCGGACGCCGTCGGCGAACTGGCCCTGCGGCCGGGCTGGCCCTCGATGTTCCGCGGCTACCTGCATGAGGAGGAACGCTACCGCCGGTGCTTCGTGGGCGGCTGGTACCTCACCGGCGACCTCGCCCGGCGCGACGCCGACGGATACTACTGGTTCGTCGGACGCGGCGACGACGTCATCAAGTCCTCGGGTCACCTGATCGGCCCGTTCGAAGTGGAGAGCTTGCTGATGGAACACGAGGCCGTGGCCGAAGCCGGGGTGATCGGGGTCCCCGATCCGGTGGCCGGCGAGGTGGTCAAGGCGTTCGTGGAACTGCGGCCCGGCTGGGAACCCTCCGAGGAACTGCAGCTGGCGATCATCGGCTTCGCCCGCAAGAGACTCGGCCCGGCGGTGGCGCCCCGGCTGTTGGACTTCACCACGGCCCTGCCGCGGACCCGCAGCGGCAAGATCCTCCGGCGGCTGCTCAAGGCCCGTGAACTCGGCCTGCCGGAGGGCGACACCTCGACCATCGAGGCCCCGGCCGGGGCGCCGGAGCCGGACGCTGCCGCACCCGGGCCCCAAGCACCGGAGGCCCGGACATGA
- the pyrE gene encoding orotate phosphoribosyltransferase has protein sequence MTANSAPAADTAAARARLLELIKELAVVRGKVILSSGAEADYYIDLRRITLHHEASKLVGQVMLAMLADAGIDFECAGGLTMGADPVGTAVMHAAVDAGRPVDAFVVRKAQKSYGMGRQVEGPAVEGRKVLVLEDTSTTGGSALTAVEGVRRAGGNVVAVAVIVDRDTGAKERIEAAAGVPYLFAFGKDELGLS, from the coding sequence ATGACTGCCAACAGTGCCCCCGCAGCTGACACCGCTGCCGCCCGTGCCCGCCTTCTTGAACTGATCAAGGAGCTGGCCGTCGTCCGCGGCAAGGTCATCCTCTCCAGCGGCGCCGAAGCGGATTACTATATTGACCTGCGCCGGATCACGCTGCACCATGAGGCGTCCAAACTGGTGGGCCAGGTGATGCTCGCGATGCTGGCCGACGCCGGTATCGACTTCGAGTGCGCGGGCGGGCTCACCATGGGTGCCGACCCTGTGGGAACCGCCGTGATGCACGCCGCCGTCGACGCCGGACGTCCGGTGGATGCCTTTGTGGTCCGCAAGGCGCAGAAGTCCTACGGCATGGGCCGCCAGGTGGAAGGTCCCGCCGTCGAGGGCCGCAAGGTGCTCGTCCTGGAGGACACGTCCACCACCGGCGGTTCCGCGCTGACTGCTGTCGAGGGCGTCCGAAGGGCCGGCGGCAACGTGGTCGCCGTCGCGGTGATCGTGGACCGTGACACCGGTGCGAAGGAAAGAATCGAAGCGGCGGCCGGTGTTCCCTACCTCTTCGCCTTCGGCAAGGACGAGCTCGGGCTGAGCTAG
- a CDS encoding GAF and ANTAR domain-containing protein: MLLPEEILGTEPLSTLDQIQNLILESADFEEFLNELARFSAHQVAGSGDDALCGITLLRDRKAATIGWSSDTAREVDEIQYSLSQGPCLTAAKEEREVYVPDLLDEDRWGPDYASAVAAHGLRSVLSVPFHLQGEAQAALNLYSDVPRKFDGDVAARARGYTRQISQALRLAVRFSMHADGATNLRATLKSRTVIDMAIGIVMAQNRCSQEAAVRILTDASSNGNVKLRDIAASLVTSVGGAASRTHFEEPGGRAAG, from the coding sequence ATGCTGCTCCCCGAAGAAATCCTCGGCACTGAGCCCCTCAGTACCCTCGACCAGATTCAGAACCTCATCCTGGAAAGCGCGGATTTCGAGGAATTCCTCAATGAACTCGCCCGCTTTTCCGCCCACCAGGTAGCCGGTTCCGGCGACGACGCGCTGTGCGGCATCACACTGTTGCGCGACCGGAAGGCCGCCACGATTGGCTGGAGCAGCGATACCGCCCGTGAAGTGGATGAAATCCAGTACAGCCTCTCGCAGGGCCCGTGCCTGACGGCGGCGAAGGAAGAGCGCGAAGTCTATGTGCCGGACCTTCTGGATGAGGACCGGTGGGGCCCTGACTACGCCAGCGCCGTCGCTGCACATGGCCTGCGTTCCGTTCTCTCCGTGCCGTTCCATCTCCAGGGGGAAGCCCAGGCGGCGCTGAACCTCTACTCTGATGTCCCGCGCAAATTCGACGGCGACGTCGCCGCCAGGGCTCGTGGTTATACCCGGCAAATTTCACAGGCGTTGCGGCTCGCGGTCCGCTTTTCCATGCACGCCGACGGTGCCACGAACCTTCGGGCCACGCTCAAATCCCGCACGGTGATCGACATGGCTATCGGGATTGTGATGGCGCAGAACCGGTGCAGCCAGGAGGCAGCCGTCAGGATCCTCACGGACGCTTCCAGCAACGGCAACGTTAAGCTGCGTGATATCGCAGCGTCCCTGGTGACGTCTGTGGGCGGCGCCGCGTCCCGGACACATTTTGAAGAGCCTGGTGGGAGAGCGGCTGGCTGA